The Magnetococcales bacterium genomic sequence TTGGTAAAAAATAACAAGCTGTTTGCAGTAGAGGCTATTTGTTTGCCAAAAGAAAATAGAAAGGAATATTTTTTTTGTCTAGAGGGGTGGGGAGTATGGCTTGGTGGAGAAATAAATGCGTATCTCAGAACGTGAGCCCGGTAAAATTGTGGTCGCTCCAAAAGGAAAAAAATTTACCTACGATTTGCAGCGCTCCTTCAGGAAAGCGTTTTACAAGAAAAAAACTGGACTAAGATATGTGATTGACTTCAAAAATATAGAGTATATTGATAGTATGGGTGCTTATATGTTGCTCATGCTACGAGAGCATAAC encodes the following:
- a CDS encoding STAS domain-containing protein yields the protein MRISEREPGKIVVAPKGKKFTYDLQRSFRKAFYKKKTGLRYVIDFKNIEYIDSMGAYMLLMLREHNNKGDESLQGEVRIINAKKPVKKVLASLRIDSLFFVK